One window from the genome of Diorhabda sublineata isolate icDioSubl1.1 chromosome 10, icDioSubl1.1, whole genome shotgun sequence encodes:
- the LOC130449439 gene encoding uncharacterized protein LOC130449439 encodes MSRRVRTYFAHFVYKLFGLHTRRQNSREIFLKSFFVVGCKMWPLVHGCVVLFFAVRINSVHSVKCYSCLAEYNYEDCAKPKLDQISLVKCDMTALKQTRDYARHIDQSYHKLFEVDSIESEPGRIGMACLKMMTKVGNKDYFLRGCQLAEQGNLDICNKIQEHNSGFVKTVYCSKCSSEGCNSSTRYGTNLISVLYSVFITTLTYKIIDFHI; translated from the exons ATGTCCAGACGCGTCCGAACTTATTTCGCGCATTTTGTTTACAAACTTTTCGGATTACACACACGCCGTCAAAATTCccgtgaaatttttttaaaatcttttttcgtAGTGGGTTGTAAAATGTGGCCTTTAGTTCACGGATGCGTGGTCCTTTTCTTCGCAGTCAGGATCAATTCAG TTCATTCCGTGAAATGTTATAGTTGTTTGGCGGAATATAATTACGAGGATTGCGCTAAACCGAAATTGGATCAGATATCACTCGTCAAATGCGACATGACGGCGTTAAAGCAAACCAGAGATTACGCCAGACACATCGATCAATCGTACCACAAACTCTTCGAAGTGGATAGTATAGAAAGCGAACCTGGTAGAATAGGAATGGCCtgtttgaagatgatgaccaaAG TCGGTAATAAAGATTACTTCTTGCGCGGTTGCCAATTGGCTGAGCAAGGAAATTTGGACATATGCAACAAGATTCAAGAACACAACAGTGGCTTTGTTAAAACAGTTTACTGTTCTAAATGTTCATCGGAAGGTTGTAATTCTTCAACTAGATACGGAACGAATTTAATTTcagtattgtatagtgtgtttATTACAACGCTAACatacaaaataatcgattttcacatataa
- the LOC130449440 gene encoding uncharacterized protein LOC130449440, with amino-acid sequence MEKSLVYTSTILIVLCFVTLGTSIHCFQCNSAENPECSDLTVNNTESIFYRPCKKNETADESFFCRKYATTVLGVKDQKDSVRIFRSCGWINTKNITKDTCSKDESDFIEKITCTCFSDGCNSSTRIYPSEFLFFIGLFLYILCQFE; translated from the exons atggaaaaatctTTAGTATATACATCTACAATATTAATAGTATTATGTTTCGTAACGCTTG GTACTTCGATACATTGTTTCCAGTGTAATTCCGCCGAAAATCCAGAATGTTCGGATCTTACTGTAAATAATACTGAAAGTATATTTTATCGACCGTGTAAGAAAAACGAAACTGCcgatgaaagttttttttgtagaaaatatgcTACGACTG TTCTTGGGGTAAAGGACCAAAAAGATTCCGTTAGGATTTTCAGGAGTTGCGGTTGGATCAATACGAAAAATATAACTAAAGATACTTGCAGTAAAGACGAAagtgattttattgaaaaaattacttgTACTTGTTTTTCGGACGGCTGTAATTCAAGTACACGAATATATCCATCggaatttctattttttattggattatttttatatattttatgtcaatttgaataa